One Dokdonia sp. Dokd-P16 genomic window carries:
- a CDS encoding DUF2809 domain-containing protein — MRLSLKYIIAFLVLLATEILIALYVHDDFIRPYLGDSIVVVLIYVFIMGLFNIPRSFKSKNITALAVLLFAFIVEGLQAISFINYTGLADNKLSRIILGTSFSWWDMLAYVGGYLFIIVFEKLREQA, encoded by the coding sequence ATGCGCTTATCACTTAAATACATCATCGCATTCTTAGTCCTACTAGCGACGGAAATATTAATTGCTCTCTACGTACACGACGACTTCATAAGACCCTACCTAGGCGATAGTATCGTTGTAGTATTAATCTATGTGTTTATTATGGGATTGTTTAATATCCCGAGAAGTTTTAAAAGCAAAAACATTACTGCGCTGGCGGTATTACTATTTGCTTTTATAGTAGAAGGCCTACAAGCAATTTCCTTTATAAACTACACTGGCCTAGCAGATAATAAATTGTCACGCATTATTCTAGGTACCTCGTTCTCGTGGTGGGATATGCTTGCGTATGTAGGTGGATATCTCTTTATAATAGTTTTTGAAAAACTTAGAGAACAAGCTTAG